The following proteins are encoded in a genomic region of Prionailurus viverrinus isolate Anna chromosome E3, UM_Priviv_1.0, whole genome shotgun sequence:
- the LOC125154444 gene encoding acyl-coenzyme A synthetase ACSM1, mitochondrial-like, producing MQRLMRLQVLWGIRKSYHGFHPAPWYLCCRSLSGAGTLRWNDYDRPKEFNFASDVLDYWTQMEQEGKRGPNPALWWVNNQGDEVKWSFREMTDLSRRAANVFTQTCGLQQGDRLALILPRVPEWWLVVIGCIRAGIIFMPGTTQMKAKDILYRLQVSKAQGIMTTDTLAPEVDSLVSECPALKTKLLVSDHSHHGWLDFRSLIKSASPDHTCIKSKTLDPMAIFFTSGTTGLPKMAKHSHGLALRSSLPSCRKFLQLKTSDVLWCISDPGWILAVLGCMFEPWTSGSTLFIHHLPQFDPKVIQQTLFKYPITLCLAAPAVYRMILQQISTSLRFPTLEHCVTGGEALLPEEQEEWRRRTGVLLYEIYGQSETGISCGTLRGMKIKPGSMGTSIPPFDIQIIDEKGNILPLNTEGNIGIRIKPTKPMGVFMCYEDNPVRTAEVECGDFYNTGDRATMDEEGYIWFLGRNDDIINSSGYRIGPAEVENALAEHPAVAESAVVSSPDPIRKEVVKAFIVLTPEFLSHDQDQLTQELQQHVKSVTAPYKYPRKVEFVPELPKTITGKIKRSELRKKEFGQM from the exons ATGCAGAGGCTGATGAGGCTCCAAGTCCTCTGGGGCATCCGCAAATCCTACCATGGCTTTCACCCTGCCCCTTGGTACCTTTGTTGCCGGTCTTTATCAGGAGCTGGAACCCTGAGATGGAATGACTACGATAGACCTAAGGAATTTAACTTTGCAAGTGATGTCCTGGACTATTGGACTCAAATGGAGCAG GAGGGCAAGAGAGGTCCAAACCCAGCCCTGTGGTGGGTGAATAATCAAGGTGATGAAGTGAAGTGGAGTTTCAGAGAGATGACAGACTTATCCCGCCGTGCAGCCAACGTCTTCACCCAGACCTGCGGCCTGCAGCAGGGAGACCGTCTAGCCTTGATCCTGCCTCGAGTGCCCGAGTGGTGGCTGGTGGTCATAGGCTGCATCCGAGCAG GAATAATCTTCATGCCAGGAACCACCCAGATGAAAGCCAAGGACATTCTCTACCGATTACAAGTGTCTAAAGCCCAGGGCATCATGACCACAGATACCCTTGCCCCAGAGGTGGATTCCCTAGTTTCTGAGTGTCCTGCTCTGAAAACAAAGCTCCTGGTGTCTGACCATAGCCATCACGGGTGGCTGGACTTCCGATCGCTGATTAA ATCAGCATCCCCAGATCACACCTGTATTAAGTCAAAGACGCTGGACCCAATGGCCATCTTCTTCACCAGTGGGACAACAGGCCTTCCCAAGATGGCGAAACACAGTCATGGACTTGCCTTGCGATCCTCTCTGCCTTCATG CAGGAAATTTCTACAACTGAAGACATCTGATGTCTTGTGGTGCATTTCGGACCCAGGCTGGATTCTGGCTGTCTTGGGGTGCATGTTTGAACCATGGACATCAGGGTCTACACTCTTCATCCATCATCTGCCCCAGTTTGACCCCAAGGTCATTCAACAG ACATTGTTCAAATACCCCATCACCCTGTGCCTTGCTGCGCCAGCTGTGTATCGAATGATTCTACAGCAGATTTCTACCAG TCTCAGGTTCCCTACCCTGGAGCACTGCGTTACTGGTGGGGAGGCTCTGCTGCCAGAGGAGCAAGAGGAGTGGAGAAGACGGACAGGCGTTCTGCTCTACGAGATCTATGGACAGTCAGAAACA GGAATAAGTTGTGGCACTTTACGGGGAATGAAGATCAAGCCAGGTTCCATGGGGACAAGTATCCCCCCCTTTGACATCCAG ATCATTGATGAGAAGGGCAACATCCTGCCGCTCAACACTGAAGGCAACATTGGCATCAGGATCAAGCCAACCAAGCCCATGGGCGTCTTCATGTGCTATGAG GACAACCCAGTAAGGACTGCAGAAGTGGAGTGTGGGGACTTTTACAACACTGGGGATAGAGCAACTATGGATGAAGAGGGCTACATATGGTTCCTTGGGAGGAATGATGACATCATCAATTCCTCTGG GTACCGAATCGGGCCAGCAGAGGTGGAGAATGCCCTGGCCGAACATCCAGCAGTGGCTGAATCAGCTGTGGTGAGCAGCCCAGACCCGATTCGAAAGGAG GTGGTGAAGGCATTTATTGTCCTGACCCCGGAATTCCTCTCCCATGACCAGGACCAGCTCACCCAGGAGCTGCAGCAACATGTGAAGTCAGTGACAGCCCCATATAAGTACCCGAGGAAG